A genomic window from Yarrowia lipolytica chromosome 1D, complete sequence includes:
- a CDS encoding uncharacterized protein (Compare to YALI0D00341g, no similarity) — MALRNFTTLPNSNFIGQTNLPDASPPSGTSVPPSTGSLSDLYREHKFERQKGKIYHQALRKIEIQEWIDDWVDLIIDGVESVFVFDSGPNRNGYNVRFSPDVEIIPQMSWYCVAMRRLQTDLRNLHREVMKMEAMKKKKVRFANDTYFY, encoded by the coding sequence ATGGCTCTCAGAAACTTCACCACCTTGCCCAACAGTAACTTCATTGGACAGACCAATCTCCCCGATGCCTCCCCTCCTAGTGGCACCTCTGTGCCCCCCAGTACGGGCTCTTTGTCGGATCTTTATCGAGAACACAAATTTGAGCGTCAAAAGGGGAAAATCTACCACCAGGCACTGCGCAAAATCGAGATTCAAGAGTGGATCGACGATTGGGTCGATTTGATCATCGATGGCGTTGAGTCTGTCTTTGTGTTCGACTCGGGGCCCAACAGGAACGGTTACAATGTCCGGTTTTCGCCTGACGTTGAAATTATTCCCCAGATGAGCTGGTACTGTGTTGCCATGCGACGACTGCAAACAGACCTGCGAAATCTACATCGTGAGGTCATGAAAATGGAAGCaatgaaaaagaagaaagtTCGATTTGCGAATGACACTTACTTTTATTGA
- a CDS encoding uncharacterized protein (Compare to YALI0D00385g, weakly similar to uniprot|Q08412 Saccharomyces cerevisiae ORF YOR042W, similar to Saccharomyces cerevisiae DON1 (YDR273W) and CUE5 (YOR042W); ancestral locus Anc_5.638) yields MAKKNNKNNELKEVDPNPEVEIDDLEDKVEDLKVDDKETTKDTKVSKDDEEDQKEEEDDKTTTTVTTEKEETDNDGDEKKTETVTTTEVDKKTTTEEESAPSYQQPYTPKLSQSESQPPTPPPKPPRPLSPFSQAQAHLKEAFPDTEESIIKAVLVASGGEVEPAFTALLSMSDPNFKPDIPPRQQQQRPIGGPGSDASMAHRIHSPRSQIEADERLARQLAGQYDRRTANRTGGVPARYRGSTESNRSYSGRYDERRENQEEDDQGFFQSEDWQDFSNQVVQGFNETKNKVNSWVKNLSNKIDGVDGDERQYRDYEEYGDDYYESPRRQRPAPAPRSESTRGLVGALGSGRESQESQRSYQEFYSSRSSRSKTRVTDDGEFRSISLKNNDLDDDDKPLMPPRPPAKDALAGATAAASKAESNKWEPLKAVEPQPEEEKDPFFIGDSDDEDDKEETTKKEVKEEVKEEVKVTEDKD; encoded by the coding sequence ATGGCCAAAAAGAATAACAAGAACAACGAATTGAAGGAGGTGGATCCCAACCCTGAAGTTGAGATTGACGACCTTGAAGACAAGGTCGAGGATCTCAAGGTGGACGATAAGGAAACCACCAAGGACACTAAGGTCTCTAaggatgatgaagaggaccagaaggaggaggaagacgataagaccaccaccactgtGACTACcgaaaaggaggagaccgacAACGATggcgacgagaagaagacggaaACCGTCACCACAACTGAggtggacaagaagactACCACAGAGGAGGAGTCAGCTCCTTCATACCAGCAGCCCTACACACCCAAGCTCTCTCAGAGCGAATCTCAGCCTCCCACCCCTCCTCCCAAACCCCCGAGACCTCTTTCGCCTTTCTCTCAGGCCCAGGCAcatctcaaggaggccttCCCTGACACTGAGGAGTCTATAATTAAGGCTGTTCTGGTTGCCAGTGGCGGAGAGGTGGAGCCTGCATTCACCGCTCTGCTGTCAATGAGTGACCCCAACTTCAAGCCAGATattcctcctcgacagcagcagcagcggccCATCGGAGGCCCTGGCTCCGACGCCTCAATGGCCCACAGAATCCATTCTCCTCGCTCCCAGATTGAGGCCGATGAGCGTCTGGCCCGGCAATTGGCTGGCCAGTACGATAGACGAACCGCAAACCGAACCGGAGGCGTACCCGCTCGATACAGAGGTTCAACTGAGTCTAACCGATCGTACTCAGGCCGATACGACGAGCGACGAGAGAAccaagaggaggacgaccAGGGCTTTTTCCAGAGCGAGGATTGGCAGGACTTCTCCAATCAGGTTGTTCAGGGATTCAACGAAACCAAGAACAAGGTTAACTCGTGGGTCAAGAACCTGTCCAACAAGATTGATGGGGTTGATGGCGACGAGCGACAGTACAGAGACTATGAGGAGTACGGCGACGATTACTATGAGTCTCCCCGTCGACAGCGGCCTGCCCCCGCCCCTCGATCCGAGTCTACCCGAGGACTGGTTGGCGCTCTCGGATCTGGCCGGGAGAGCCAGGAGTCTCAGCGATCTTACCAGGAGTTTTACTCATCCAGGTCGTCACGGTCCAAGACTCGAGTTACCGACGATGGCGAGTTCCGATCCATTTCTCTCAAAAACAATGATcttgatgacgacgacaagccATTGATGCCTCCTCGACCCCCTGCCAAGGACGCGCTCGCTGGTGCCACCGCTGCAGCCAGCAAGGCCGAGTCTAACAAATGGGAGCCTCTCAAGGCAGTTGAGCCCCAACccgaggaagagaaggacCCATTCTTCATTGGAGATAGcgacgatgaggatgaCAAAGAGGAAACAACCAAAAaagaggtcaaggaggaggtcaaggaggaggtcaaggtgACAGAGGACAAGGACTAG
- a CDS encoding uncharacterized protein (Compare to YALI0D00363g, weakly similar to uniprot|P11636 Neurospora crassa Quinate permease): MFWKNMKNEPKQVLNWTLWLSVLVFGLLGSARGLDEGNISGTSHQVSFENQFGLRDPNKTEKEIADALSNITAMVQLGSVGGSIIAMFAQDKIGRVRCLQQMLIVWIVGVVIQVTSHGQGQLLAGRFIAGLGIGQSVVIGPTYLAEVSPKNVRGLCTCVFSGSVYLGIMLEYFANYSTTLNVSDESRMQWVLPTSVQFIFAGLLFIGSFFIYESPRWLMKIGQEEKAMETLSKIRHLPIDDVYIQGEILDVREQVEREKQALSGTSIFSILKELVATQANRYRLFIGIMVQLLGQWSGANAVTIYSPQFFAMLGVTLRTDRMMYTAILGIIKFAASVVCAVFLIDTIGRRRSLYTGVCLQFISMLYLGIYLSIVPASSGAVEDRTASQRHAGGGAIAAIYLSGCGWALGWNSIQYLINAEIYTVRHRSLACGIIMVFHFVNQYGNSKALPYMRKSLTDHGTMFFFSGVILIGLAWSWFFLPEVSGRSLESIDEMFSLPWYLIGRRGAKLVPETSTTTQLQEDDDLAKEKKGATVHVETC, encoded by the coding sequence ATGTTCTGGAAAAACATGAAGAATGAGCCTAAACAGGTCCTCAATTGGACTCTGTGGCTCTCAGTCCTAGTCTTTGGCCTGCTTGGTTCAGCCCGAGGCCTTGATGAAGGAAACATCTCAGGTACATCCCACCAGGTCTCCTTCGAGAACCAATTCGGGCTCAGAGACCCCAACAAGACCGAAAAAGAAATCGCAGATGCCCTCTCCAACATCACTGCCATGGTCCAACTGGGCTCTGTGGGAGGTTCCATTATCGCCATGTTCGCCCAAGACAAGATTGGACGAGTCCGATGTTTGCAACAGATGCTAATTGTGTGGATCGTCGGTGTTGTTATCCAAGTCACCTCTCACGGCCAAGGTCAACTCCTGGCTGGTCGATTCATTGCTGGTCTAGGAATCGGTCAGTCCGTCGTTATTGGTCCCACATATCTTGCTGAGGTGTCTCCCAAGAATGTTCGAGGTCTCTGCACATGTGTCTTTTCGGGCTCAGTCTATCTGGGTATCATGTTGGAATACTTTGCCAACTATTCCACAACACTGAACGTCTCTGACGAGAGCAGAATGCAGTGGGTACTCCCTACCAGTGTCCAGTTCATCTTTGCTGGTCTCCTTTTCATTGGATCATTCTTCATTTACGAGTCTCCAAGATGGCTCATGAAGATTGGCCAGGAGGAAAAGGCAATGGAAACTCTGTCCAAGATCAGACATCTTCCCATTGACGACGTTTACATCCAAGGAGAGATCCTTGATGTCCGAGAACAGGTCGAGCGAGAAAAGCAGGCCCTATCTGGTACTAGCATCTTTTCTATTTTGAAGGAACTTGTTGCTACTCAGGCCAATCGATACAGACTTTTCATTGGCATCATGGTCCAACTACTTGGCCAGTGGTCAGGAGCCAACGCAGTCACCATCTACTCGCCCCAGTTCTTTGCCATGCTCGGTGTCACTCTCCGAACTGATCGAATGATGTACACTGCCATTCTAGGTATTATCAAGTTTGCTGCTTCCGTTGTCTGTGCTGTCTTCCTCATTGATACCATCGGCCGACGACGATCTCTCTACACCGGCGTCTGTCTCCAGTTCATCTCCATGCTGTATCTTGGTATCTATCTGTCTATTGTTCCTGCTAGCTCTGGGGCTGTTGAGGACAGAACTGCTTCCCAGAGAcatgctggaggaggtgccATCGCTGCCATCTACCTGTCAGGTTGCGGATGGGCTCTCGGCTGGAACTCCATCCAGTACCTCATCAACGCTGAAATCTACACTGTTCGACACCGATCACTTGCCTGCGGTATCATCATGGTATTCCACTTTGTCAACCAGTATGGTAACTCCAAGGCACTCCCCTACATGCGAAAGTCTCTGACTGACCATGGAACcatgttcttcttctctggtgTGATTCTCATCGGTCTGGCCTGGTCATGGTTCTTCCTTCCCGAGGTCTCCGGAAGATCTCTGGAATCTATCGACGAGATGTTCTCTCTACCTTGGTATCTCAttggacgacgaggagccaAGCTTGTGCCCGAAACAAGCACCACTACCCAGCTGCAGGAAGACGACgatctggccaaggagaagaagggagCCACTGTTCACGTGGAGACCTGTTAG
- a CDS encoding uncharacterized protein (Compare to YALI0D00319g, similar to Saccharomyces cerevisiae ALR1 (YOL130W); ancestral locus Anc_3.38, some similarities with uniprot|Q08269 Saccharomyces cerevisiae YOL130w ALR1 divalent cation transporter) has product MASPNHFEDKLGSDTHFDHYDDPHRHSLEERDHRPSRKSSSRRGLPGFVQQLRNAVMDSDDEAVEGEDEEAGGILLNQPAPEKATITTTTSRRRSIIADDIDDTGSQVSMDHDDDVCLPVEEGSGGIDFEEIDDYVQQQRRGSNATRTGTALNKEEDFSTDETDARFNPHADDVHLSNLEPMRTRDSDRSRRRRSSVGGAGIPQMSRPSVFQDRFTFFTADSEATLRGQSMKSLLEQDPSRSTYKELFEGNSDTWWLDCYNPTDGEVKMLSKAFGVHPLTSEDIRTQESREKVEIFKSYYFVTFNTYEQDWESEDYLDPVPVYMLVFKEGIITVHFSPFQHFANVRRRIRQLREYVNVTPDWICYAIIDDITDSFVPVSHEIEVETEVIEESVFDARDDDFSLMLRRIGKARSKTLTMMRLLSGKADVVRMFAKRCTEGLGEGAPKGHISLYLGDIQDHIVTMYQNLIAYEKILSRSHTNYLAQLQVQSVDANHRVTDTLGKVTVVGTILIPMNLVTGLFGMNVRVPGQDGTNLGWFFGILGFLLVVVLTGTLLARWWLKAMAKKISGNFRNVGAPSVRTMRRVETIRTTGFPQHREHNSEFSMV; this is encoded by the coding sequence ATGGCTTCCCCAAACCACTTCGAGGACAAGCTGGGATCCGACACCCACTTTGACCACTATGATGACCCTCACCGACACAGCCTTGAGGAGCGGGACCACCGACCTTCTCGaaagtcttcttctcgacgAGGACTGCCTGGCTTTGTGCAGCAGCTGCGAAACGCCGTCATGGACTCCGATGATGAGGCCGTAGAGggggaggacgaggaggctggaGGCATTCTGCTCAACCAGCCCGCCCCCGAAAAggccaccatcaccacaaccacctctCGACGACGATCTATCATCGCTGATGACATTGACGACACTGGCTCCCAGGTGTCCATGGACCACGACGATGACGTGTGTCTGCCTGTAGAGGAGGGCTCTGGAGGTATCGACTTcgaggagattgatgactacgtccagcagcagcgacgagGTTCCAATGCTACTCGAACCGGCACTGCTCTTAACAAAGAGGAGGACTTCTCTACCGACGAGACCGACGCCCGGTTCAACCCTCACGCTGACGACGTGCACCTCAGCAACCTCGAGCCCATGCGAACTCGAGACTCTGACCGAagccgacgacgacgatctTCGGTCGGAGGAGCTGGCATTCCTCAGATGAGCCGGCCCTCCGTGTTCCAGGACCGGTTCACCTTCTTCACCGCCGACTCTGAGGCCACTCTCCGAGGCCAGTCTATGAagtcgctgctggagcaggaCCCTTCTCGGTCCACCTACAAGGAGCTGTTCGAGGGCAACTCCGACACCTGGTGGCTGGACTGCTACAACCCCACCGATGGTGAGGTCAAGATGCTTTCCAAGGCCTTTGGAGTTCACCCCTTGACTTCCGAGGATATCCGAACCCAGGAGTCACGAGAGAAGGTGGAGATTTTCAAGTCCTACTACTTTGTGACCTTCAACACTTACGAGCAGGATTGGGAGTCTGAGGACTACCTTGACCCTGTCCCTGTGTACATGCTGGTTTTCAAGGAGGGCATCATCACTGTGCACTTTTCTCCCTTCCAGCACTTCGCCAACGTCCGACGACGAATCCGACAGCTGCGAGAGTATGTCAACGTGACCCCCGACTGGATCTGTTATGCCATCATTGATGACATCACTGATTCTTTCGTGCCCGTCTCCCACGAGATTGAGGTTGAGACTGAGGTAATTGAGGAGTCCGTATTTGATGCTCGAGATGACGACTTTTCCCTCATGCTGCGACGAATTGGAAAGGCCCGATCCAAGACTCTGACTATGATGCGTCTTCTATCCGGTAAGGCTGATGTGGTTCGAATGTTTGCCAAGCGATGCACCGAGGGCCTTGGTGAAGGTGCCCCTAAGGGACACATTTCCCTCTACCTGGGCGATATTCAGGATCATATTGTCACCATGTACCAAAACCTGATTGCCTATGAGAAGATTCTGTCTCGATCCCACACCAACTACCTTGCCCAGCTGCAGGTGCAGTCCGTGGACGCTAACCATCGAGTCACTGACACTCTTGGAAAGGTCACCGTCGTGGGTACCATTCTGATTCCCATGAACCTGGTGACTGGTCTGTTCGGTATGAACGTTCGAGTACCTGGCCAGGACGGAACCAACCTCGGCTGGTTCTTTGGTATTCTGGGCTTCCTGCTGGTGGTTGTGCTTACCGGCACTCTGCTGGCTCGATGGTGGCTCAAGGCCATGGCCAAGAAAATTTCGGGCAACTTCCGAAACGTGGGAGCTCCTTCTGTGCGAACCATGCGACGGGTCGAGACAATTCGAACGACTGGTTTCCCTCAGCATCGGGAGCACAACTCGGAGTTTTCTATGGTTTGA